A window of Bacteroidales bacterium contains these coding sequences:
- a CDS encoding DUF2179 domain-containing protein — protein sequence MTILDFLSTDAPLFTWVVLPILIFCARIFDQSVGTLRLIFIAKGIKKWAPVFAFFESLIWLLAIGEIIKHLDNPLCYIAYAGGFAMGNYIGMLLDEKISLGNVIIRVILKNQAPELIAHLKESHYGITILDAEGAMGKVKVIFSIIKRKDVSDFIGIINELNPQSFYTIEEVRSVNEGVFKTSSRKHLINLNLMTKKHK from the coding sequence ATGACAATTCTTGACTTCCTTTCAACTGATGCACCTTTATTTACCTGGGTAGTGCTTCCCATATTGATTTTTTGTGCACGTATTTTCGACCAGAGTGTGGGAACTTTGCGTTTAATTTTTATTGCTAAAGGCATAAAAAAGTGGGCACCGGTTTTTGCTTTTTTCGAATCGCTGATATGGCTTCTTGCAATTGGCGAAATCATTAAACATCTTGATAACCCCTTATGTTATATTGCTTATGCGGGAGGTTTTGCCATGGGAAATTATATTGGTATGCTGCTCGATGAAAAAATATCACTTGGTAATGTAATTATCAGGGTGATATTAAAAAATCAGGCACCCGAGTTAATCGCACACCTGAAAGAATCTCATTATGGAATCACGATATTGGATGCAGAAGGCGCTATGGGAAAAGTTAAGGTGATATTTTCAATAATAAAACGTAAAGATGTAAGCGACTTTATTGGTATCATTAACGAACTCAATCCCCAGTCTTTTTACACAATAGAAGAAGTAAGGTCGGTAAATGAAGGTGTTTTTAAAACTTCATCCAGAAAACACCTGATTAACCTGAACCTGATGACAAAAAAGCACAAATAA
- the radC gene encoding DNA repair protein RadC: MTELRNIKQWAEDDRPREKLITKGKSALSDAELLAILLRSGSKNETAVDLSKSILAEVSGNLLELAKLSLADLMKHRGIGEAKALSIIAALELGQRCRVSEVAVKEKISGSKDVFEYFQSNLAGNLYEEFWILLLSRANTIIRKINISQGGIAGTVADPKKIFKTALEHNASNIILCHNHPSGNIKPSEADIKLTNKLKQAGELMDIGVLDHIIIGDNTYFSFADEGLMK, from the coding sequence ATGACCGAACTGCGCAATATTAAACAATGGGCCGAAGACGATAGGCCACGCGAAAAACTAATTACCAAAGGGAAATCAGCATTGAGTGATGCTGAACTGCTGGCTATATTACTTCGTTCCGGCTCAAAAAATGAAACTGCCGTTGACCTGTCAAAAAGTATTTTAGCGGAAGTTTCGGGGAATTTACTGGAACTGGCGAAACTTTCACTTGCAGACCTTATGAAGCATAGGGGTATTGGCGAAGCTAAAGCATTAAGTATTATTGCCGCCCTGGAGTTAGGGCAGCGCTGCCGGGTATCAGAAGTAGCAGTGAAAGAAAAAATTTCAGGCAGCAAAGATGTGTTTGAATATTTTCAGAGCAACCTCGCGGGCAATCTTTATGAAGAATTTTGGATACTGCTGCTCAGCAGGGCCAACACAATTATCAGAAAAATAAACATCAGTCAGGGTGGTATTGCCGGCACAGTTGCCGACCCAAAAAAAATATTCAAAACCGCCCTGGAACATAATGCTTCCAACATTATCCTTTGCCATAATCATCCTTCTGGAAATATTAAACCCAGTGAAGCCGACATCAAACTGACAAACAAGTTAAAACAAGCAGGAGAACTGATGGATATTGGCGTTCTGGATCATATTATTATCGGGGATAACACCTATTTCAGCTTTGCTGACGAAGGCTTGATGAAATAA
- the rpsT gene encoding 30S ribosomal protein S20, with amino-acid sequence MANHISSEKRIRQTKTKREHNRYYAITMRNALKNFRSLKEKEKALAEMPKMISMIDKLVTKDIIHKNKAANLKSGLVKFCASMK; translated from the coding sequence ATGGCTAATCACATTTCATCAGAAAAAAGAATCAGGCAAACAAAAACAAAAAGGGAGCATAATCGCTATTATGCTATTACCATGCGCAATGCACTTAAAAACTTCAGAAGCCTGAAGGAAAAAGAAAAAGCGCTTGCTGAAATGCCTAAAATGATTTCTATGATAGATAAACTTGTTACAAAGGATATTATTCACAAAAACAAAGCTGCTAACCTGAAATCAGGATTGGTAAAGTTTTGTGCTTCTATGAAATAA
- a CDS encoding HD domain-containing protein produces MPFPKFREHAVNIRSPKWKPCVRREMKIYQKKDDIRSEFSRDYNRILHSKAYRRLKHKTQVFYATQNDHVCTRIEHVTHVAAVSYSIASFLGLNTELTSAIAIGHDLGHAPFGHEGEYIIREIAKREMNEFFWHEKNSLFFVDKLETLPDLTNKEKNLNLTYAVRDGIISHCGEVNENAIFPRHEAIILEKIEKPNQYAPYTWEGCVVKIADKISYLGRDIEDALTLKILDKYQMLELSEIVGEIKKVKIWQINNTILMNDFIGNLCKMSSPLEGIRFSDKYLKMINSVKAFNYKHIYKHKRLEYYNKLASLVINSLYSVLDELYDKKNNLCKKLDSYEKTYPSLIGAYKYWLMKYSDINLEKRKNSKFSNELIYDIQNEKDYKRAILHYISSMTDQYAMKLFGELTRF; encoded by the coding sequence ATGCCTTTTCCAAAATTCAGGGAACATGCTGTGAACATAAGAAGCCCCAAATGGAAGCCTTGTGTCAGGCGTGAAATGAAGATATACCAAAAGAAGGACGATATCCGCAGCGAGTTTTCACGTGATTATAACCGCATTCTTCATAGCAAGGCCTATCGCCGGCTGAAACATAAGACACAGGTGTTTTATGCTACACAGAATGACCATGTTTGTACCCGCATTGAACATGTAACTCATGTTGCTGCTGTGAGTTATTCTATTGCCAGCTTTTTGGGACTGAATACAGAGTTAACTTCAGCAATAGCTATAGGGCACGACCTTGGTCATGCGCCATTTGGGCATGAAGGTGAATATATTATACGGGAAATTGCAAAACGGGAAATGAATGAATTTTTCTGGCACGAAAAAAACAGTCTTTTTTTTGTTGACAAATTGGAAACATTGCCAGACCTGACAAACAAAGAAAAGAACCTGAACCTTACTTATGCGGTTCGTGACGGCATCATATCTCATTGTGGCGAAGTGAATGAAAATGCAATCTTCCCCCGTCATGAAGCCATAATTCTTGAAAAAATAGAAAAACCCAATCAATACGCTCCGTACACGTGGGAGGGATGTGTGGTGAAAATAGCGGATAAAATCTCTTATCTTGGCAGGGATATTGAAGATGCACTGACACTGAAGATACTTGATAAATACCAGATGTTGGAGCTCTCCGAAATCGTTGGCGAAATCAAGAAAGTAAAAATATGGCAGATAAACAATACCATATTAATGAACGACTTTATCGGGAATTTATGCAAAATGAGTTCTCCATTGGAAGGTATACGTTTTTCCGATAAATACCTGAAAATGATTAATTCTGTTAAAGCTTTTAATTATAAACATATTTACAAACACAAACGCCTTGAATATTACAACAAGCTGGCTTCGCTGGTGATAAATTCCCTGTACTCAGTATTGGATGAGCTTTACGATAAAAAAAACAATCTCTGCAAAAAACTTGATTCTTATGAAAAAACCTATCCTTCTTTGATAGGGGCATATAAATACTGGCTGATGAAATATTCAGATATAAATCTTGAAAAACGGAAAAATTCAAAATTCAGTAATGAATTAATATATGATATCCAAAACGAAAAGGATTATAAAAGAGCCATTTTGCATTATATTTCCTCTATGACCGACCAGTATGCCATGAAACTTTTCGGAGAACTAACCAGATTTTAG
- a CDS encoding NAD(P)/FAD-dependent oxidoreductase, producing MSKTAIIIGAGPAGLTSAYELITRTDIKPLVIEKSNEIGGISKTVNYKGNRIDLGGHRFFSKSDVVMKWWQRILPIQGSESKDDLLKKTNNLNQKSKVILAEGGPDPEKTDKVMLIRNRLSRIFFLRKFFDYPITLNGKTLKNLGLIRIIKIGATYFYAKIFPVKNVKTLEDFFINRFGRELYNTFFRDYTEKVWGVPCNKIAADWGAQRIKELSVTRAILHALKTSFRKNTDIEQKNTDTSLIEQFMYPKHGPGQMWETVAKIIEEKGGTIIRNCEVKALHINDGKITGASYHDHNSNNNIRVNGEYFFSTMPVKELIIAMDNKVPEEVMEISKGLQYRDFITVGLLLNKLKLKNKTNIPTLNELIPDNWIYIQERDVKIGRLQIFNNWSPYMVADIQKVWIGLEYFCNEGDELWSMDDNAFISFAIDELAKIDIIDKNEVIDATLLRMPKTYPAYFGTYSKFHIIRNYTDSFENLFLIGRNGMHKYNNQDHSMLTAIRAVDNIISGETSKEAIWNINTEEEYHEEK from the coding sequence ATGAGCAAAACTGCAATTATCATTGGGGCCGGCCCTGCAGGATTAACATCCGCTTATGAACTGATTACCAGGACGGATATCAAACCATTGGTAATTGAAAAATCGAACGAAATCGGAGGAATATCAAAAACCGTTAACTATAAAGGAAACCGCATTGACCTGGGAGGTCATAGGTTTTTTTCCAAATCAGATGTAGTGATGAAATGGTGGCAACGCATTCTTCCGATTCAAGGTTCTGAATCTAAAGATGATTTGCTTAAAAAAACGAATAACTTAAACCAGAAATCAAAAGTTATCCTGGCGGAAGGAGGACCTGATCCTGAAAAAACCGACAAGGTGATGCTGATACGCAACAGGCTGTCCCGGATTTTTTTCCTTAGGAAGTTTTTCGATTACCCGATTACTTTGAATGGAAAAACACTTAAAAACCTTGGGTTGATAAGAATTATTAAAATCGGGGCGACTTATTTCTATGCAAAAATATTCCCTGTTAAAAACGTCAAAACGCTTGAAGATTTTTTTATCAATCGCTTTGGCAGAGAGCTTTATAATACATTTTTCAGAGATTATACCGAAAAAGTATGGGGAGTGCCGTGCAACAAAATTGCAGCCGACTGGGGCGCACAACGCATCAAGGAATTATCTGTAACCAGAGCCATTTTGCATGCACTCAAAACCAGCTTCAGGAAAAATACAGATATTGAGCAAAAAAACACCGACACCAGCCTGATTGAACAATTCATGTACCCCAAACATGGCCCGGGACAAATGTGGGAAACGGTTGCAAAGATTATTGAAGAAAAAGGCGGCACTATCATCAGGAATTGTGAAGTAAAAGCATTACATATAAATGACGGGAAAATAACAGGCGCTAGCTACCACGACCATAATTCAAATAATAATATTCGTGTAAATGGCGAGTATTTTTTTTCCACCATGCCCGTCAAAGAACTTATTATAGCCATGGACAACAAAGTGCCTGAAGAAGTTATGGAAATAAGTAAGGGACTGCAATACAGGGATTTTATCACCGTTGGTCTTTTGTTAAATAAACTGAAACTGAAAAACAAAACCAATATCCCAACACTTAACGAGCTTATCCCCGACAATTGGATATACATTCAGGAACGTGATGTTAAAATAGGTCGTCTGCAAATTTTCAATAACTGGTCGCCATATATGGTAGCAGACATTCAAAAAGTCTGGATTGGCCTTGAATATTTCTGCAACGAAGGTGATGAACTTTGGAGTATGGACGATAATGCCTTTATCTCTTTTGCCATTGATGAACTTGCAAAAATTGATATTATTGATAAAAATGAAGTTATAGACGCCACTCTGCTCAGAATGCCTAAAACATACCCTGCTTACTTCGGCACCTACTCTAAATTCCACATCATAAGAAATTATACAGATAGTTTTGAAAACCTTTTTCTTATAGGCCGAAACGGTATGCACAAATACAACAATCAGGACCACTCGATGTTGACTGCCATCAGAGCGGTTGATAATATCATTTCCGGAGAAACATCAAAAGAAGCAATCTGGAATATTAACACCGAAGAAGAATACCATGAAGAAAAATAA